In Nitrospirota bacterium, the DNA window TCCTGCCCTATCCTTAAATCATCGATTTTCGTAGCCAGTTGATGTATTTGCTGGTCACTGAGCTGGTCAAGCCTTGCTGTAAGCTCTTCCTGATTCAACCCGAGGGCCTGGAGCCTTTCCTTTACAACCTTGATTTCTAAGGTCTTTTGAATCTTCTCAATGTCAGCGGCCCTGTCAAAGGCCACGACCTCAGAGGGCACAAAGGCTGTATCTCCAACTCTTGGAA includes these proteins:
- a CDS encoding PA2779 family protein produces the protein MPLKKPIALYLVIALFIISVLPRVGDTAFVPSEVVAFDRAADIEKIQKTLEIKVVKERLQALGLNQEELTARLDQLSDQQIHQLATKIDDLRIGQDDALGIIIALLVIILLVVLILHLTGHKVLVTK